Proteins from one Aureimonas sp. SA4125 genomic window:
- a CDS encoding adenylate/guanylate cyclase domain-containing protein: MTTLMPDTIAPPSESGQWPARRSQILDWLVNGTRDERFIDNIFVQLCDRLRAGGMPLARATLAFTIQNPQWLGARILWRKDQPNPAINMFDHDVLETAQYLNSPVSEIDNGADEVRERLDVDDGRASRHAIFDDLRSEGLTDYVAWPILHTLGKRHVISFGCDRPGGFSEEDISFLRDLLPALALVSEIRIKNRLARTLLETYVGPHASELILAGATRRGSGVTVGAAILICDLRDFTTISELWPRDHVIDLLNGYFDAMSEPIERNGGEILKFVGDGLLAVFPLSNPDACAALLRSVGEARAAMSAVNAEHVRLGHDPLGYGVGIHVGDVMYGNIGSRKRLDFTVIGPAVNVASRLETLTKEVKRPVLLSRAFADMAGDHGIFDNLGFYPLKGLGEPLEVLALRLP; this comes from the coding sequence ATGACCACTCTGATGCCCGACACGATTGCCCCGCCTTCGGAAAGCGGACAATGGCCGGCGCGGCGAAGCCAGATCCTCGACTGGCTCGTGAATGGCACGCGCGACGAGCGCTTCATCGACAACATCTTCGTGCAGCTCTGCGACCGGCTGCGGGCAGGCGGCATGCCTCTGGCGCGGGCGACGCTCGCCTTCACGATTCAGAACCCGCAATGGCTCGGCGCGCGCATTCTCTGGCGCAAGGACCAGCCCAACCCCGCGATCAACATGTTCGATCATGACGTCCTCGAAACGGCGCAGTATCTGAACAGCCCGGTCAGCGAGATCGACAACGGTGCCGACGAAGTTCGCGAGCGTCTCGACGTCGACGATGGAAGGGCCTCGCGCCATGCGATTTTCGACGATCTGCGTTCCGAGGGTCTGACGGACTATGTCGCCTGGCCGATCCTCCACACTCTCGGCAAGCGGCATGTGATCAGCTTCGGCTGCGACCGGCCGGGCGGGTTCAGCGAGGAGGACATCAGCTTTCTCCGCGACCTGCTGCCCGCGCTCGCGCTCGTCAGCGAGATCCGGATCAAGAACCGCCTGGCGCGCACGCTGCTGGAGACCTATGTCGGCCCGCATGCAAGCGAACTCATTCTGGCCGGTGCGACACGGCGGGGCAGCGGCGTCACCGTCGGCGCGGCGATCCTGATCTGCGACCTTCGGGATTTCACGACCATTTCCGAACTCTGGCCGCGCGACCATGTCATCGATCTCCTCAATGGCTATTTCGATGCCATGTCGGAGCCGATCGAGCGCAATGGCGGCGAGATCCTGAAATTCGTCGGTGACGGCCTGCTGGCGGTCTTCCCGCTCTCCAACCCCGATGCCTGCGCCGCGCTGCTGCGTTCGGTCGGCGAAGCCCGGGCGGCAATGAGCGCGGTGAACGCGGAACATGTGCGCCTCGGCCACGATCCGCTCGGCTACGGCGTGGGCATCCATGTCGGCGACGTGATGTACGGCAACATCGGCTCGCGCAAGCGCCTCGACTTCACCGTCATCGGTCCGGCCGTCAACGTCGCGTCGCGGCTCGAGACGCTGACGAAGGAGGTGAAGCGCCCGGTTCTCCTGTCGCGGGCATTCGCCGACATGGCCGGCGATCACGGCATCTTCGACAATCTCGGCTTCTATCCCCTGAAGGGCCTCGGAGAGCCTCTCGAGGTGCTCGCTCTGCGTTTGCCGTAG
- the ntrB gene encoding nitrate ABC transporter permease, translating to MSQTILKTDAVVHVIGKPATSAAVVPLRPQSESGRARFLRLARTASANILPPLVTLVILLALWEAICSGTGARLPPPSQVVSDTWELIAHPFYVNGGNDVGIGWQIWASLQRVALGYAFAVVVGIALGVLVGQSNLAMRGLDPIFQVLRTVPPLAWLPLSLAAFQDGQPSAIFVIFVTAVWPVIINTAVGVRNIPDDYRNVAKVLRLNGFEFFWKIMIPAAAPYIFTGLRIGVGLSWLAIVAAEMLIGGVGIGFFIWDAWNSSLISDIILALVYVGIVGFVLDRIVASIGKAFTRGTSST from the coding sequence ATGTCCCAGACCATCCTGAAGACCGATGCCGTCGTTCACGTCATCGGCAAACCGGCGACGAGCGCGGCGGTGGTGCCGCTACGGCCGCAAAGCGAGTCGGGCAGGGCCCGCTTCCTGCGCCTTGCCCGCACCGCTTCCGCCAACATCCTGCCACCGCTCGTGACCCTCGTGATCCTCCTGGCGCTCTGGGAGGCGATCTGCTCGGGAACGGGAGCGCGACTGCCGCCGCCGAGCCAGGTGGTCAGCGATACCTGGGAGCTCATCGCGCATCCCTTCTACGTCAACGGCGGCAACGACGTCGGCATCGGCTGGCAGATCTGGGCCAGCCTGCAGCGGGTCGCCCTCGGCTACGCCTTCGCCGTCGTCGTCGGCATCGCGCTCGGCGTCCTCGTCGGCCAGTCGAACCTCGCCATGCGCGGTCTCGACCCGATCTTCCAGGTGCTGCGCACGGTCCCGCCGCTGGCCTGGCTGCCGCTGTCGCTCGCCGCCTTCCAGGACGGCCAGCCCTCGGCGATCTTCGTCATCTTCGTCACCGCGGTCTGGCCGGTGATCATCAACACGGCGGTCGGGGTGCGCAACATTCCCGACGACTACCGGAACGTGGCGAAAGTACTGCGGCTGAACGGCTTCGAGTTCTTCTGGAAGATCATGATCCCGGCGGCCGCCCCCTACATCTTCACCGGCCTTCGGATCGGCGTCGGCCTGTCCTGGCTCGCCATCGTCGCGGCCGAAATGCTGATCGGCGGCGTCGGCATCGGCTTCTTCATCTGGGACGCGTGGAACTCCTCGCTGATCAGCGACATCATCCTGGCCCTCGTCTACGTCGGCATCGTCGGCTTCGTGCTCGACCGGATCGTCGCCTCCATCGGCAAGGCCTTCACCCGCGGCACTTCGTCCACCTGA
- a CDS encoding ABC transporter ATP-binding protein, with protein sequence MNTKPFLSIEGVSKEFARGGAVSEVLRDIDLTVAKGEYISIIGHSGCGKSTLLNIVAGLTEATRGVVLLEDKVVDAPGPDRGVVFQNHSLLPWLTVYENVALAVDKVFGRTKSRAERQEWVMRNLELVHMGHARDKRPSEISGGMKQRVGIARALAMEPKILLLDEPFGALDALTRAHLQDQVMAIQADLGTTVMMITHDVDEAVLLSDRIVMLTNGPSARIGEILDVPLARPRRRLELAADPVYLRCRTAVLKFLYERNRFVEAA encoded by the coding sequence ATGAACACCAAACCATTCCTGTCCATCGAAGGCGTGAGCAAGGAATTCGCCCGGGGCGGCGCGGTCAGCGAGGTCCTCAGGGACATCGACCTGACCGTCGCCAAGGGCGAGTACATCTCGATCATCGGCCATTCCGGCTGCGGCAAGTCCACGCTCCTGAACATCGTCGCCGGGCTGACCGAGGCGACGCGCGGCGTCGTGCTTCTGGAAGACAAGGTTGTCGACGCGCCGGGTCCCGACCGCGGCGTCGTGTTCCAGAACCATTCGCTTCTGCCCTGGCTCACCGTCTACGAGAACGTCGCGCTCGCTGTCGACAAGGTGTTCGGCCGGACCAAGAGCCGCGCCGAGCGGCAGGAATGGGTGATGCGCAATCTTGAGCTGGTCCACATGGGCCATGCCCGCGACAAGCGCCCGTCCGAGATTTCCGGCGGCATGAAGCAGCGCGTCGGCATCGCCCGGGCGCTGGCGATGGAGCCCAAGATTCTGCTCCTCGACGAGCCCTTCGGCGCCCTCGACGCGCTGACGCGGGCCCATCTCCAGGACCAGGTTATGGCGATCCAGGCCGATCTGGGCACCACGGTGATGATGATCACCCATGATGTGGACGAGGCGGTGCTCCTGTCGGACCGGATCGTCATGCTGACCAACGGCCCTTCGGCGCGGATCGGCGAGATCCTCGACGTTCCGCTGGCACGGCCACGGCGCCGGCTCGAGCTCGCCGCCGATCCCGTCTACCTGCGCTGCCGCACCGCGGTGCTGAAATTCCTCTACGAGCGCAACCGCTTCGTGGAGGCGGCATGA
- a CDS encoding ANTAR domain-containing protein, translating to MEPSDVAILIVDENRARASIIEDGLLEAGHTRVHIVAEMNGLVREIEAFKPDVIVVDLENPNRDRLEQFFQVTRTVPRPIAMFVDRSDAASMEAAIAAGVSAYIVDGLKKERVKPILDMAILRFHAYSRLTRELAEARSELADRKVIDKAKGLVMTNRGLSEEQAYRLLRQTAMNEKKRLVDIARSVVTAASLLAK from the coding sequence ATGGAACCAAGCGATGTCGCCATTCTGATTGTCGACGAGAACAGGGCAAGGGCATCGATCATCGAGGATGGCCTGCTGGAGGCTGGGCACACCCGCGTCCATATCGTTGCCGAGATGAATGGTCTGGTGCGCGAGATCGAGGCGTTCAAGCCGGACGTCATCGTCGTCGACCTGGAGAATCCGAACCGCGATCGGTTGGAGCAGTTTTTCCAGGTCACGCGCACCGTCCCGCGTCCGATCGCCATGTTCGTCGACCGCTCCGACGCCGCCTCGATGGAAGCGGCCATCGCCGCCGGAGTCTCCGCCTATATCGTCGACGGACTAAAGAAAGAACGGGTCAAGCCGATCCTCGACATGGCGATCCTGCGCTTCCATGCCTATTCCCGTCTTACCCGCGAGCTTGCCGAAGCCCGATCGGAGCTGGCGGACCGCAAGGTGATCGACAAGGCCAAGGGGCTTGTCATGACCAATCGCGGATTGTCCGAAGAACAGGCCTACCGCCTGCTGCGCCAGACGGCGATGAACGAGAAGAAGCGTCTCGTCGACATCGCCCGCAGCGTAGTGACCGCCGCTTCACTGCTGGCGAAATGA
- a CDS encoding CmpA/NrtA family ABC transporter substrate-binding protein, whose product MPDIFSADLSRRRFLRHAAATAGTTALFSAIGASFPAGAFAQGTGPETTKAILGFIALTDAAPLIVAKEKGFFDKHGMPDVEVTKQSSWGTTRDNLVLGSAGSGIDGAHILTPMPYLMTAGKVTQNGQPLPMAILARLNLNGQGISVGKAYADLKVGLDSSVLRETFAQKKAAGAPAKVAVTFPGGTHDLWMRYWLAAGGIDPDSDVETIVVPPPQMVANMKVGTMDAFCVGEPWNAQLVEQGIGYTAFTTGELWSKHPEKSFAMRADWVEKHPKAALALVMAVQEAAQWADDMANKDELADILGMRAWFNVKPADIGPRMKGVIDYGNGRDVADSPHFMKFWQDDASYPFKSHDAWFVTEDIRWGNLDASTDIKAMVEQVNREDLWREAAKALGVSAIPASTSRGKETFFDGKVFDPEDPAAYLASLAITRTA is encoded by the coding sequence ATGCCCGACATTTTCTCCGCCGATCTCAGCCGTCGCCGCTTTCTGCGCCATGCTGCCGCGACCGCCGGCACGACGGCTCTGTTCTCGGCCATCGGCGCATCCTTCCCGGCCGGCGCCTTCGCGCAGGGCACGGGGCCGGAGACGACCAAGGCTATCCTCGGCTTCATCGCTTTGACGGACGCCGCTCCGCTGATCGTCGCCAAGGAGAAGGGATTCTTCGACAAGCACGGCATGCCCGACGTCGAGGTGACGAAGCAGTCTTCCTGGGGCACCACACGCGACAACCTGGTCCTTGGCTCGGCTGGCTCGGGCATCGATGGCGCACATATCCTGACGCCGATGCCCTACCTGATGACGGCGGGCAAGGTCACCCAGAACGGCCAGCCGCTGCCGATGGCGATCCTGGCGCGCCTCAATCTCAACGGTCAGGGGATCTCGGTCGGCAAGGCCTATGCGGACCTGAAGGTCGGCCTCGACTCGTCGGTTCTGCGCGAGACTTTCGCGCAGAAGAAGGCGGCCGGCGCCCCAGCCAAGGTCGCCGTCACCTTTCCCGGCGGCACCCACGACCTCTGGATGCGCTATTGGCTCGCGGCCGGCGGCATCGATCCCGACAGCGATGTCGAGACCATCGTCGTTCCCCCACCGCAGATGGTCGCCAACATGAAGGTCGGCACCATGGATGCCTTCTGCGTCGGCGAGCCGTGGAATGCGCAGTTGGTTGAGCAGGGGATCGGCTACACGGCCTTCACCACCGGCGAACTGTGGTCCAAGCATCCGGAAAAGAGCTTCGCGATGCGCGCCGACTGGGTCGAGAAGCATCCGAAGGCGGCCCTCGCGCTCGTGATGGCGGTGCAGGAAGCCGCGCAATGGGCCGATGACATGGCCAACAAGGACGAACTCGCCGACATCCTCGGCATGCGCGCCTGGTTCAACGTCAAGCCGGCCGATATCGGCCCGCGGATGAAGGGCGTGATCGACTACGGCAATGGCCGCGACGTCGCCGACTCCCCGCACTTCATGAAGTTCTGGCAGGACGACGCCTCCTATCCATTCAAGAGCCACGACGCCTGGTTCGTCACCGAGGACATCCGGTGGGGCAATCTCGATGCGTCGACCGACATCAAGGCCATGGTCGAGCAGGTCAACCGCGAGGATCTCTGGCGCGAGGCCGCCAAGGCGCTGGGCGTTTCGGCCATTCCCGCCTCGACGTCGCGCGGCAAGGAGACCTTCTTCGACGGCAAGGTCTTCGATCCCGAAGATCCCGCCGCCTATCTCGCCAGCCTCGCCATCACGCGGACGGCCTGA
- a CDS encoding CmpA/NrtA family ABC transporter substrate-binding protein, producing MSELRHDPVVRAGFIPLLDAAVLVAASALGLDREHGVRLELVRDVSWSNIRDRLAFRQFDVAHMLGPMAVASQLGLGSNPHPVIAPFALGMGGNAITLSTSLFAAMQEIGEGADTASGYGRALKRVIDARQAAGKPPLVLGCTYPFSSHNYEFRFWMAEAGIDPDRDVTMTVVPPPMTADALKAGVIDGFCVNAPWNVLAVEAGIGQVVAVKADIWPSSPEKVLGMRPDWWETNRDTAERLLFALDAAAQWCDVPSNRAELAGILARPEHVGGSATMIAEILAGDLPVGPDGSHRRIPAYLTFHAGAANFPWQSQALWTYSQMARWGQVGLGKREAERAASAFRPDLYREVFADRIAAMPPLDQRIELGPTGAGDRPGYRFDPASIPRYISEFPIRQSLPPNGPANKDD from the coding sequence ATGAGCGAGCTTCGTCACGATCCGGTGGTCCGCGCCGGCTTTATTCCCCTCCTCGACGCAGCCGTGCTGGTCGCCGCGAGCGCTCTCGGGCTCGACCGGGAGCACGGCGTCCGGCTGGAACTGGTGCGGGACGTGTCCTGGTCGAACATCCGCGATCGCCTGGCCTTCCGACAGTTCGACGTGGCGCACATGCTGGGCCCGATGGCGGTCGCCTCGCAGCTCGGGCTCGGCTCCAACCCCCATCCCGTCATCGCGCCTTTCGCGCTCGGCATGGGCGGCAACGCCATCACCCTGTCGACGTCGCTGTTTGCCGCCATGCAGGAAATCGGGGAGGGCGCCGACACGGCTTCAGGATACGGCCGTGCCCTGAAGCGTGTCATCGATGCCCGCCAGGCGGCGGGGAAACCGCCGCTGGTGCTCGGCTGCACCTATCCCTTCTCCTCGCACAACTACGAATTCCGCTTCTGGATGGCCGAAGCCGGCATCGATCCCGACCGGGACGTCACCATGACGGTCGTGCCGCCGCCGATGACGGCCGATGCGCTGAAGGCGGGGGTTATCGACGGCTTCTGCGTCAACGCGCCGTGGAACGTGCTGGCGGTCGAGGCCGGCATCGGCCAGGTGGTCGCGGTGAAGGCGGACATCTGGCCGTCGTCGCCGGAAAAGGTGCTGGGGATGCGCCCCGACTGGTGGGAGACCAACCGCGACACCGCAGAGCGCCTGCTCTTCGCCCTGGACGCCGCCGCCCAATGGTGCGACGTGCCCTCGAACCGGGCCGAACTTGCCGGCATTCTCGCCCGGCCCGAGCATGTCGGAGGATCGGCGACGATGATCGCCGAGATCCTGGCGGGCGACCTGCCCGTCGGCCCGGACGGGTCCCACCGGCGCATTCCCGCCTATCTCACCTTCCATGCCGGCGCGGCCAATTTCCCGTGGCAGAGCCAGGCGCTGTGGACCTACAGCCAGATGGCGCGCTGGGGCCAGGTCGGCCTCGGCAAACGCGAGGCCGAGCGCGCAGCCAGTGCCTTCCGCCCCGATCTCTACCGCGAGGTCTTCGCCGACCGAATTGCCGCGATGCCACCCCTGGACCAGCGGATCGAACTCGGTCCGACGGGCGCAGGCGACAGGCCAGGCTATCGCTTCGATCCCGCGTCGATCCCCCGTTACATCTCGGAGTTTCCGATCCGCCAGTCGCTGCCCCCTAACGGTCCGGCCAACAAAGACGACTAG
- the nirD gene encoding nitrite reductase small subunit NirD: MSGGQWMAIGHLDDIPRRGARCVVSPLGRIAVFRTEDDQVFATEDRCPHRGGPLSQGIVHGALVSCPLHNQIIALDSGLVQGPDTGAVRTFPIRLGDAGELEMLIELSPALAEAAE; this comes from the coding sequence ATGAGCGGCGGGCAGTGGATGGCGATCGGCCATCTCGACGATATCCCGCGCCGGGGCGCCCGCTGCGTCGTCTCGCCGCTCGGCCGCATCGCCGTCTTCCGCACCGAAGACGACCAGGTCTTCGCCACGGAAGATCGCTGCCCGCATCGCGGCGGGCCTTTGAGCCAGGGCATCGTCCATGGTGCCTTGGTCTCCTGTCCGCTGCACAACCAGATCATTGCTCTCGATAGCGGCCTCGTTCAGGGACCGGACACCGGGGCGGTACGGACCTTTCCGATCCGCCTCGGCGACGCGGGCGAGTTGGAGATGCTGATCGAGCTCAGCCCGGCCCTCGCCGAAGCGGCGGAATAG
- the nirB gene encoding nitrite reductase large subunit NirB — protein sequence MPQKLVIVGNGMAPGRALEHLFEKSPGRYAVTVFNAEPRVNYNRLMLSPVLSGEKRYEDIITHDDPWYATHGVTLHKGKRVETIDRVARTVTAADGTVAAYDRLIIATGSTPFIVPVPGHDLPGVLAYRDLDDVEKMWDAARRGGRAVVIGGGLLGLEAAAGLKAKGMDVTVLHIMPTLMERQLDPAAGWLLERSLKERGIDITCKANTKAILGDGKVEAVLLDDGTTIPCTAVIMAVGIRPSTALAKAAGLEVNRGIVVGDDMRTSDPAIFALGECAEHRGMVYGLVAPLYEMAEVVASQLAENASGQYLGSVTATKLKVTGIDLFSAGDFAEGEGREEIVLRDASAGVYKRLVLEGGRILGAVLYGETSDGAWFFDLVKKKSDVSAMRDTLIFGQSYQGGSPLDPMAAVAALPDDAEICGCNGVCKGKITTAITAKELTTLDDVRAHTKASSSCGSCTGLVEQLMSLTLGASFNPSAVKPMCACTDLGHADVRRLIVAKHLGSIPEVMQELQWKTSCGCSKCRPALNYYLLAEWPGIYQDDKQSRFINERVHANIQKDGTYSVVPRMWGGMTTSHELRAIADVVDKFQIPAVKCTGGQRIDMLGVKKEDLPAVWADLNAAGMVSGAAYGKALRTVKTCVGTDWCRFGTQDSTGLGIRLERFMWGSWTPAKLKLAVSGCPRNCAEATCKDIGVICVDSGYDIHFAGAAGLDIKPTEVLGHVNSEDEALQVIVALTQLYREQGHYLERIYKWNKRVGIDSIRAAVVDDLAKRAELFERFVHSQKFVQKDPWAERASGRVAAHEFRPMADLTAYREAAE from the coding sequence ATGCCCCAGAAACTGGTGATCGTCGGCAATGGCATGGCGCCCGGACGGGCGCTCGAGCACCTCTTCGAGAAGAGCCCCGGCCGCTACGCGGTGACGGTCTTCAACGCCGAGCCGCGGGTGAACTACAACCGCCTGATGCTGTCGCCGGTGCTGTCGGGCGAGAAGCGCTACGAGGACATCATCACCCATGACGATCCCTGGTATGCCACCCATGGCGTGACGCTCCACAAGGGCAAGCGCGTCGAGACGATCGATCGCGTCGCGCGCACCGTCACCGCCGCCGACGGGACGGTTGCAGCCTACGACCGTCTGATCATCGCCACCGGCTCGACCCCCTTCATCGTGCCGGTGCCCGGCCACGACCTGCCGGGCGTCCTCGCCTATCGTGATCTCGACGACGTCGAAAAGATGTGGGACGCCGCGCGCCGGGGCGGACGGGCCGTCGTCATCGGCGGCGGGCTGCTGGGCCTCGAGGCCGCCGCCGGCCTGAAGGCCAAGGGCATGGACGTCACCGTCCTCCACATCATGCCGACGCTGATGGAGCGCCAGCTCGACCCGGCCGCCGGCTGGCTGCTGGAGCGCTCGCTCAAGGAGCGCGGCATCGACATCACGTGCAAGGCCAACACCAAGGCGATCCTCGGCGACGGCAAGGTCGAGGCGGTGCTGCTCGACGACGGCACGACCATCCCCTGCACCGCGGTGATCATGGCCGTCGGCATCAGGCCCTCGACGGCCCTGGCGAAGGCTGCCGGCCTCGAGGTCAATCGCGGCATCGTGGTCGGCGACGACATGCGCACCTCCGACCCCGCCATCTTCGCACTCGGCGAATGCGCCGAGCACCGCGGCATGGTCTACGGCCTCGTCGCGCCGCTTTACGAGATGGCCGAGGTGGTCGCCTCGCAGCTCGCTGAAAACGCCAGCGGCCAGTATCTCGGCTCGGTCACCGCGACCAAGCTGAAGGTGACGGGGATCGACCTCTTTTCCGCCGGCGACTTCGCCGAGGGCGAGGGGCGCGAGGAGATTGTCCTGCGCGACGCCTCTGCCGGCGTCTACAAGCGGCTGGTGCTCGAAGGAGGGCGCATTCTCGGCGCGGTTCTCTACGGCGAAACGTCCGACGGCGCCTGGTTCTTCGATCTGGTGAAGAAGAAGAGCGACGTGTCGGCGATGCGCGACACCCTGATCTTCGGCCAGTCCTACCAGGGAGGGTCCCCACTGGACCCTATGGCGGCCGTTGCAGCCTTGCCGGATGATGCGGAAATCTGCGGCTGCAACGGCGTGTGCAAGGGCAAGATCACGACGGCCATCACGGCCAAGGAACTGACGACGCTCGACGATGTCCGCGCCCACACAAAGGCTTCCTCGTCCTGCGGCTCGTGCACGGGCCTCGTCGAGCAACTGATGAGCCTGACGCTCGGTGCTTCCTTCAATCCCTCGGCGGTCAAACCGATGTGCGCCTGCACCGATCTCGGCCATGCCGACGTGCGCCGGCTGATCGTCGCCAAGCACCTCGGATCGATCCCCGAGGTGATGCAGGAGCTGCAGTGGAAGACCTCCTGCGGCTGTTCGAAATGCCGCCCGGCGCTGAACTACTACCTCCTCGCCGAATGGCCCGGCATCTATCAGGACGACAAGCAGTCGCGCTTCATCAACGAGCGGGTCCACGCCAACATCCAGAAGGACGGCACCTATTCCGTCGTGCCGCGGATGTGGGGCGGGATGACGACCTCGCACGAGCTTCGCGCCATCGCCGATGTCGTCGACAAGTTCCAGATCCCGGCGGTGAAGTGCACCGGCGGGCAGCGCATCGACATGCTCGGCGTGAAGAAGGAGGACCTTCCGGCCGTCTGGGCCGATCTCAACGCCGCCGGCATGGTTTCGGGCGCTGCCTACGGCAAGGCGCTGCGCACGGTGAAGACCTGCGTCGGGACCGACTGGTGCCGCTTCGGCACGCAGGATTCGACGGGCCTCGGTATCCGCCTCGAACGCTTCATGTGGGGGTCCTGGACGCCGGCCAAGCTGAAGCTCGCCGTTTCCGGCTGTCCGCGCAACTGCGCCGAGGCGACGTGCAAGGACATCGGCGTGATCTGCGTCGACAGCGGCTACGACATCCACTTCGCCGGGGCCGCCGGGCTCGACATCAAGCCGACCGAGGTCCTCGGCCACGTCAACAGCGAGGACGAGGCCCTGCAGGTGATCGTCGCACTGACCCAGCTCTACCGCGAGCAGGGTCATTATCTCGAGCGGATCTACAAATGGAACAAACGGGTCGGCATCGACAGCATCCGCGCCGCAGTGGTCGATGATCTGGCAAAGCGCGCCGAGCTGTTCGAGCGTTTCGTCCACAGCCAGAAATTCGTCCAGAAGGATCCCTGGGCCGAGCGCGCCAGCGGCCGGGTGGCCGCGCACGAGTTCCGGCCGATGGCCGATCTCACCGCCTACCGGGAGGCAGCGGAATGA